A window of the Brassica napus cultivar Da-Ae chromosome A2, Da-Ae, whole genome shotgun sequence genome harbors these coding sequences:
- the LOC106391814 gene encoding uncharacterized protein LOC106391814 translates to MMAVDLLSENSNMSPRISFSRDFCQSDAIPVEKRPLRSSSNSKPSSLNSSVDFDFCIPGGVTSGESFDQGSWSADELFRNGKILPTEIKKKKPESPPPEKRNPGKKVSDTGPPEPSKPDTRKPRKPVEEEEDDVVITEEKPSTKSFWGFKRSSSLNCGSSYGRSLCPLPLLNRSNSTGSTSSKPKQSSRKHTTEHIKLQQSSSLSSSSSCSSSNSSFQKPPLKKNYGGYSYGSHGSGTRVSPVINMVPSGNLFGLGSIFSGNGKDKNKKR, encoded by the coding sequence ATGATGGCGGTGGATCTTCTATCGGAAAACTCTAACATGAGTCCAAGAATCTCCTTCTCTCGTGACTTTTGCCAATCCGATGCAATACCGGTCGAGAAACGTCCGTTACGATCATCGTCGAACTCCAAACCGTCGAGTCTCAATTCAAGCGTCGATTTCGATTTCTGCATTCCCGGCGGCGTAACTTCCGGCGAAAGCTTCGACCAAGGCTCTTGGTCCGCCGACGAGCTCTTCCGCAACGGTAAAATCTTACCGACcgaaatcaagaagaagaaacccgAATCGCCACCGCCCGAGAAACGCAATCCGGGTAAAAAAGTATCCGATACCGGTCCACCCGAACCGTCTAAACCGGATACTAGAAAACCGAGAAAACCtgttgaagaagaggaagatgacgTCGTCATAACGGAGGAGAAACCAAGTACGAAGTCGTTTTGGGGGTTTAAGAGAAGCAGCAGCTTAAACTGCGGGAGTAGTTACGGACGGAGTTTATGTCCGTTACCGTTACTAAACCGGAGCAATTCGACCGGTTCGACTTCCAGTAAACCGAAACAGAGCTCGAGGAAACACACAACAGAGCATATAAAGCTACAACAATCGTCATCGTTATCATCTTCGTCTTCGTGTTCATCGAGTAACAGTAGCTTTCAGAAACCGCCATTGAAGAAGAATTATGGAGGCTACAGTTACGGAAGCCATGGAAGTGGAACTAGAGTGAGTCCGGTTATAAATATGGTTCCGTCCGGGAACTTGTTTGGTTTAGGTTCTATATTCTCTGGAAATGGAAAAGACAAGAATAAGAAGAGATAG